A region of Ornithodoros turicata isolate Travis chromosome 5, ASM3712646v1, whole genome shotgun sequence DNA encodes the following proteins:
- the LOC135395736 gene encoding uncharacterized protein LOC135395736 codes for LADGSVRQYLTCHRSGKYYSTGTGKRMLKSQKSWKLAEGVSLEAVLDDTRDSTTGPVSRLHLVTRMNLHNILKSFDINYAEKMNHNDFVSVATWVDAMLAQENGPVKFFKQQGVCDEKGLFNKEDFVLVIMTEPQQQLLSKLGSEKICIDSTHGTTGYDFNLTTLMTVDEYGAGVPCAYLLSNRTDTATLKVFLESVRACAGPLNTTVFMSDDASEFYNAWRTVMGQAEWRLLCAWHMDQNWRKNLSKIKGQNTQIQVYKTLRLLLECTDAQEFEKLMTIFE; via the exons CTAGCAGATGGAAGTGTGAGACAGTATCTCACGTGCCATCGCTCAGGAAAGTACTACAGTACAGGAACAGGGAAAAGGATGCTGAAGTCACAAAAGTCAT GGAAACTAGCAGAAGGCGTGTCATTAGAAGCTGTCCTGGATGACACACGCGACTCCACTACTGGCCCTGTGTCACGTCTCCACCTTGTCACCCGAATGAACCTACATAACATATTGAAGTCCTTCGACATCAATTATGCCGAAAAAATGAACCATAACGACTTTGTCAGTGTTGCTACTTGGGTTGACGCAATGCTGGCCCAGGAAAATGGCCCTGTGAAGTTTTTCAAGCAACAGGGAGTGTGTGATGAAAAAGGCCTGTTCAACAAGGAGGACTTTGTTCTAGTAATTATGACAGAACCACAGCAACAGCTGTTATCGAAGCTGGGCTCAGAGAAGATCTGCATCGACTCAACTCATG GTACAACTGGATACGATTTCAATTTGACGACTCTCATGACAGTTGATGAGTACGGTGCTGGTGTGCCTTGTGCTTACCTGCTTTCTAACCGGACCGACACTGCAACTCTCAAGGTGTTTCTTGAATCAGTGAGGGCATGTGCAGGGCCTCTCAACACAACGGTGTTCATGTCGGATGACGCGTCAGAGTTCTATAATGCATGGAGGACTGTGATGGGACAAGCAGAGTGGAGGCTCCTGTGTGCATGGCACATGGACCAAAACTGGCGAAAGAACCTGAGCAAGATTAAAGGTCAAAATACTCAAATTCAAGTGTACAAAACGCTGCGACTGCTTTTGGAGTGCACAGACGCCCAAGAGTTCGAGAAGTTGATGACTATTTTTGAGTGA
- the LOC135395735 gene encoding uncharacterized protein LOC135395735: MPVDLLDGLKRSRAGTRAAVTRTVNRLREPRTGEVSLEDVEVDIEYLVARKAALQDLDSQILALTGEEQYDQEVQGILECEQQLEAAITRARRVLRTAGQLTSPVAPSAALGDSTPRESTSRSVSLPKLQIPKFGGKLQDWDRFWEHFQATIHNNGALATVEKFKYLLCYVTDEAKRAIDGISLSGANYQIAVDALKQRFGRTDLLAAEHIDKLLSLRAVQGSGDVTQLRHLFDEVSRHTRALESLEIPQSGYDVVLYRVVTRCLPPDLFVQFRQRRKELVSPSESGTAPSTESTRISPTAAEVRALMDSLRIQVEAREEVALHRPRHTPPVHAEDEAPAPFPSAAALPAGVRTDSTRPDGAPPAPPSDLPSCALCRACDHRTATCPAPLTPEGKRRSLTSARRCFRCAKRNHLARQCRSSASLTCTRCHGQHLTVLCDIQPKREARERTAGIVGSASSSPAQTPEIQATTASTSSTVTFLQTAVVQVAGPDGSAPVRILLDNGSQRTFITEELAQRLRCPGLASENMSIFAFGSTQPSTHRTYQKVSLRIDGLHQSLEVEAIAIPQICRSLSPPVDARILQMLHDRGLSPVTTTCLSQNVDVLIGADYYWRFVSGRIERLPNNITAVETVFGWIVQGVAPLRCSLPDYRATTSLLCCTNDAPEHELTNLWRLDALGITDSDVAAPTGAADLQMFQENIKWQTDRYEVPLMIQAPGLPPEAHNRVTAETRLNAQLRRFRMAPDVLKQYDATMREYFVEGHAEPVSGPDPTRNVYYLPHHAVIRMEAVTTKVRIVFDASSHVPGQPSLNEVLSKGPNLNSNLLHLLITFRSSPIVLTADIRKAYLQIQIRPEDRDALRFLWIQELPSSSNPYPATQEWRMTRVPFGASSSPFLLAATLHHHFDAVASRYPATAARLRTSFYVDDLVIGCDDVQDAETIYAETRAVLGDAGMEIRKWAANSTALQQKFLADETAYDNVGCTNPVHRILGVPWDRQADVILAPVTAVHEFAQKNEPTKRTVLRTFSRLYDPLGLLLPFTVTARLLFQAMWKEAVPWDQPMHPQTHQAWREWVRGLPALSTMQAPRSPFNPAGTVPDLHIFADASPRAYGAVAYVRTHKAPGGVSSHLLIAKGRIAPLQTVTLPRLELHGCLLAARLFKSICDVIPALQSRVTLWTDSQIALHWIKNGKMTQSQNPQFVEGRLREIRQLTDPARWCHCDGKSNPSDLLTRGITATELLHSKLWWIGPPWLFGNVDGLVAAQNTSPHFRIEETCCAIAVQHRDPLLQLEDHSSLNRVLRVTAYVLRYINNTRRPQSKHSGSLSAEELHSAELLWVRWTQLESFPTEIEDLQTRRPISSSSAVLLLNPYIDENSLLRVGGRLRYADESDSVRHPILLPSRHRFTELLVLDMHCRLHHTGVQDTLCEIRQKYWIVRGRQTVRRAFHMCLQCKRRRLDPETAPVAPLPRERITPTSPFDVVGVDFAGPLYAFDNNEQRKAYIVLFSCGVTRAIHLELATGMSTQHFLGAFRRFASRRGVPSLIMSDNARTFHQTSRILSTASSEVQDFASRNRIKWRFIVERAPWWGGWWERMVRCVKDSLRRCLGRRHLTYEDLTTALCEVECIVNCRPLTYVDSDPAALHPLTPADFLVGKRLTATPTPGEVAQPLDAGRLKHYLKAQDSLRQQFWSRWRKEYLFQLRSAHMARRDPESQLRVGDVVIIHERGPPLLWKLGRVTQTIPGRDGVVRACAVMLANKTILHRPVQLLHRLEGDIAPPVAREDVEER, encoded by the coding sequence ATGCCCGTTGACCTGTTAGACGGCCTGAAGCGGTCACGAGCCGGGACCCGAGCAGCAGTCACTCGCACCGTCAATCGACTACGTGAACCCCGGACGGGGGAGGTTTCCCTCGAAGATGTTGAAGTCGACATCGAGTATTTAGTGGCGAGGAAGGCGGCGCTGCAAGACTTGGACAGTCAGATCCTGGCGCTGACCGGCGAAGAGCAGTATGACCAGGAAGTCCAAGGCATCCTGGAATGCGAGCAGCAGCTCGAAGCAGCCATCACGCGCGCGAGGCGGGTCCTTCGAACGGCAGGACAGCTCACATCGCCAGTTGCGCCGTCTGCCGCACTGGGCGATTCCACTCCTAGAGAATCAACCAGCCGTTCTGTTTCCTTGCCGAAGCTGCAAATTCCAAAGTTCGGAGGGAAGTTGCAAGACTGGGACAGGTTCTGGGAACACTTCCAGGCAACGATCCACAACAACGGTGCGCTAGCTACAGTGGAGAAGTTTAAGTATCTCCTGTGTTACGTTACCGATGAGGCCAAGCGCGCTATTGATGGGATCAGCCTTAGTGGAGCGAATTACCAGATAGCTGTTGACGCCCTGAAGCAGCGGTTCGGACGAACCGATCTCCTTGCAGCCGAGCACATCGACAAGCTGTTGTCGCTCCGCGCAGTGCAAGGTTCTGGGGACGTGACTCAGCTACGTCACTTGTTCGACGAAGTCTCGCGCCACACGAGGGCCCTGGAATCACTGGAGATTCCGCAGTCTGGCTATGATGTCGTGCTCTATAGGGTTGTTACTCGCTGCCTTCCACCCGATCTCTTCGTGCAGTTTCGGCAGAGAAGGAAGGAATTGGTCTCTCCTAGCGAGAGCGGGACAGCCCCCTCCACAGAGTCTACTCGCATATCGCCCACTGCCGCGGAGGTTCGTGCACTGATGGATTCCCTACGCATTCAAGTGGAAGCAAGGGAAGAAGTCGCTCTTCACCGGCCTCGGCATACGCCTCCGGTCCACGCGGAAGACGAAGCGCCAGCCCCCTTTCCTTCGGCCGCAGCGCTGCCAGCTGGTGTGCGCACAGACTCCACACGCCCTGATGGAGCTCCACCAGCACCGCCGTCCGATCTCCCTTCGTGTGCCCTTTGCCGTGCGTGCGATCACCGCACGGCGACTTGTCCAGCGCCGCTCACACCCGAGGGAAAACGGAGAAGCCTCACGTCAGCGCGTCGATGCTTCCGCTGTGCCAAGCGGAACCACTTGGCCCGTCAGTGTCGCTCTTCAGCTAGTCTCACGTGTACCAGATGCCACGGACAACATCTGACTGTGCTCTGCGACATACAACCGAAACGCGAAGCGCGAGAGCGCACCGCCGGGATCGTTGGATCGGCTTCATCATCGCCAGCGCAGACACCTGAAATCCAAGCCACCACCGCGTCAACCTCGTCTACTGTCACATTTCTGCAGACCGCTGTGGTTCAGGTTGCCGGCCCTGACGGATCCGCGCCCGTACGCATTCTTCTCGACAACGGAAGTCAGAGAACATTCATCACCGAGGAACTCGCTCAGCGGCTTCGATGCCCGGGATTGGCATCCGAAAACATGTCGATCTTTGCGTTTGGCTCCACGCAACCGTCCACGCATCGCACATACCAGAAGGTGTCCCTGCGTATCGATGGCTTACATCAGTCGTTGGAAGTAGAGGCCATCGCTATACCACAGATCTGCAGGTCGCTCAGCCCACCTGTGGATGCCCGGATCTTGCAAATGCTACACGATCGTGGTCTCTCTCCGGTCACAACGACTTGTCTATCGCAGAACGTCGACGTGCTGATAGGCGCGGACTACTACTGGCGATTTGTGTCTGGCAGAATAGAGCGCCTTCCCAACAATATCACAGCCGTCGAAACGGTATTTGGGTGGATCGTCCAAGGTGTTGCCCCACTGCGTTGCTCGCTACCAGACTATCGCGCCACCACGTCACTTTTGTGCTGCACGAACGACGCGCCCGAGCATGAGCTGACCAACCTGTGGCGACTAGATGCATTAGGTATCACGGATTCTGACGTAGCTGCTCCCACCGGAGCGGCAGACCTCCAAATGTTTCAAGAGAACATCAAGTGGCAGACAGATCGGTATGAGGTTCCCCTCATGATCCAGGCGCCTGGGCTACCACCAGAGGCACACAATCGGGTAACCGCCGAGACGAGACTCAACGCTCAACTCCGGCGGTTCCGAATGGCACCCGACGTTCTCAAGCAGTACGACGCCACAATGCGCGAATACTTCGTCGAAGGGCATGCCGAACCAGTCTCTGGCCCAGACCCAACCAGGAACGTGTACTACCTGCCCCACCATGCCGTTATACGTATGGAGGCCGTCACGACCAAGGTCCGCATAGTCTTCGACGCCTCGTCCCATGTTCCCGGCCAACCGTCTCTTAATGAGGTTCTGTCGAAGGGTCCCAACTTAAACAGCAACCTCCTCCATCTCCTCATCACGTTTCGGTCTTCTCCCATTGTCTTGACCGCCGACATTCGCAAGGCGTATCTTCAAATTCAGATCCGACCAGAGGACCGAGACGCCCTCCGCTTTCTGTGGATCCAGGAGCTACCGTCATCATCCAACCCTTATCCTGCGACTCAGGAGTGGAGGATGACCAGAGTCCCGTTCGGAGCATCGTCCAGCCCCTTCCTACTCGCGGCAACTCTGCACCATCACTTCGACGCGGTCGCTTCGCGATACCCAGCCACCGCAGCTCGCCTCCGCACCAGCTTCTATGTTGACGACCTAGTAATTGGCTGCGACGACGTGCAAGATGCCGAGACGATATATGCCGAGACCAGAGCTGTCCTGGGGGACGCAGGGATGGAAATCCGAAAATGGGCAGCGAACTCCACCGCACTTCAACAGAAATTTCTCGCAGACGAAACTGCCTACGATAACGTCGGTTGTACAAACCCAGTGCATCGTATCTTAGGTGTACCATGGGACAGACAGGCGGACGTCATCCTAGCACCAGTCACCGCGGTTCACGAATTCGCGCAGAAAAATGAGCCCACGAAGCGCACGGTGCTCAGGACCTTTTCTAGACTGTACGATCCTTTGGGTTTGCTCCTTCCCTTTACGGTCACCGCGAGGCTCTTGTTTCAAGCAATGTGGAAGGAAGCAGTTCCTTGGGACCAACCCATGCACCCCCAGACACACCAAGCGTGGCGCGAATGGGTACGCGGCCTTCCCGCGCTCTCCACAATGCAAGCACCGAGATCTCCCTTCAATCCGGCCGGCACCGTCCCAGACCTTCACATCTTTGCAGACGCAAGCCCGCGGGCCTACGGAGCGGTTGCATACGTACGCACCCACAAGGCTCCCGGGGGTGTCAGCTCCCACCTGCTCATCGCCAAAGGTCGCATTGCACCACTGCAGACGGTCACTCTTCCGCGTTTAGAGCTCCATGGCTGCCTTCTCGCCGCTAGACTGTTCAAGAGCATCTGCGACGTCATACCTGCCCTGCAGTCACGGGTCACGTTGTGGACGGACTCTCAGATTGCACTGCACTGGATAAAGAATGGGAAGATGACTCAGTCGCAGAATCCTCAGTTTGTCGAGGGGCGCTTACGAGAGATTCGCCAGCTCACGGACCCGGCTAGATGGTGTCACTGCGACGGGAAAAGCAACCCCTCTGACTTGCTCACGAGGGGAATCACCGCGACTGAGCTGCTCCACAGCAAGCTGTGGTGGATCGGTCCACCCTGGTTATTTGGCAACGTGGATGGTCTCGTCGCGGCCCAAAACACATCTCCGCATTTCCGGATCGAGGAGACCTGTTGCGCCATCGCCGTTCAGCATCGGGACCCCCTTCTTCAACTCGAAGATCACAGCTCCCTTAACCGCGTGCTCCGTGTGACAGCGTACGTGCTCAGGTACATCAACAACACCCGGAGACCCCAGTCGAAACACAGTGGCTCACTCTCAGCGGAGGAGCTACATTCAGCAGAGCTGCTCTGGGTCCGTTGGACTCAGTTGGAATCTTTCCCCACTGAAATCGAGGACCTACAGACGAGACGCCCCATCTCTTCTTCATCGGCCGTTTTGCTATTGAACCCGTATATCGACGAGAATTCATTACTCCGCGTCGGTGGTCGTCTGAGGTACGCCGACGAAAGCGACAGCGTACGGCACCCCATCCTTCTGCCGTCCAGACACCGATTCACAGAGCTGCTCGTGCTCGACATGCACTGTCGTCTACACCACACAGGAGTTCAAGACACACTCTGTGAAATTCGCCAGAAGTATTGGATTGTAAGGGGTCGACAGACGGTTCGTCGCGCTTTTCATATGTGTCTACAGTGCAAACGACGACGACTGGATCCGGAAACAGCACCTGTCGCTCCTCTCCCGCGGGAAAGGATCACACCCACGAGTCCCTTCGACGTAGTAGGGGTGGATTTTGCTGGACCGCTCTATGCATTTGACAATAACGAACAGCGGAAGGCGTACATCGTCCTTTTCTCATGTGGCGTTACCCGCGCGATCCACCTCGAATTGGCGACCGGGATGTCCACTCAACACTTCCTCGGCGCATTTAGGCGTTTTGCGTCCCGACGCGGGGTTCCGTCACTGATCATGTCAGACAACGCTCGCACCTTCCATCAGACGTCACGGATTCTCTCCACCGCGTCCTCAGAAGTGCAAGATTTTGCCTCCAGGAATCGCATCAAATGGAGGTTTATTGTCGAGAGAGCACCCTGGTGGGGCGGGTGGTGGGAGAGGATGGTCAGATGCGTGAAGGACTCCCTCAGGCGTTGCTTAGGAAGGCGCCATTTGACGTATGAAGATCTCACAACGGCCTTATGCGAAGTAGAATGCATAGTGAATTGCCGGCCGCTGACGTATGTGGATTCCGATCCCGCTGCCCTGCACCCTTTGACTCCTGCAGACTTCCTCGTAGGGAAGCGCTTGACTGCCACCCCAACACCGGGCGAAGTTGCACAGCCGTTGGACGCTGGGAGACTCAAGCATTACTTGAAAGCACAGGATAGTCTTCGCCAGCAGTTCTGGAGCAGGTGGCGCAAGGAATACCTCTTCCAGCTGAGATCGGCGCATATGGCGAGACGGGACCCGGAGAGTCAACTGAGGGTCGGAGACGTGGTCATCATCCACGAAAGAGGACCGCCGCTACTCTGGAAGCTCGGCCGCGTAACTCAGACCATTCCCGGACGCGACGGTGTCGTTCGTGCCTGTGCGGTCATGCTGGCCAACAAGACCATTCTTCACCGTCCCGTGCAGTTGCTGCACCGCTTGGAAGGGGATATCGCACCACCCGTGGCCCGGGAGGATGTGGAAGAAAGATGA